In Oncorhynchus tshawytscha isolate Ot180627B linkage group LG06, Otsh_v2.0, whole genome shotgun sequence, the following are encoded in one genomic region:
- the LOC121846627 gene encoding membrane-associated guanylate kinase, WW and PDZ domain-containing protein 2-like: MPESSPNLRQQVQSQGRCQGVPDNSDKRRLNQGFLDQSPLEAQLRKAEPHDPETQPPGPAQPHSQSAQPRSIPAGSCTSPAGTDNHHPGRLSTTSSARPNTRPARPRTSSSHAAYPRSGRPAQPGRHPAEPGRPATQPPSPLYLHDGRSEVKARQDVKPDIRQPPFTDYRQHPVDYRHPPVADYRQPPTLDYRHPPPLIDYRQHSTTLSAQFPLAQFPPDFRPQDFDYFTVELEKSVKGFGFSIRGGREYKMDLFVLRLAEDGPAIHNGRMRVGDQIIEINGDSTRDMTHARAIELIKAGCRRVRLLLKRGTGQVPEYGGSPPK; encoded by the exons ATGCCAGAGAGTTCCCCCAACCTAAGACAGCAGGTCCAGTCTCAGGGAAGGTGCCAAGGTGTCCCAGACAACAGTGACAAGAGAAGGCTGAACCAGGGTTTTCTGGACCA aTCCCCACTCGAGGCCCAGCTCAGAAAAGCAGAGCCCCATGACCCAGAAACACAGCCCCCAGGCCCAGCACAGCCCCATAGTCAATCAGCCCAGCCAAGGAGCATCCCAGCCGGGTCATGCACCAGCCCAGCCGGGACAGACAACCACCACCCAGGAAGGCTCAGCACCACTAGCTCTGCCCGGCCAAACACCAGACCAGCCAGGCCAAGAACCAGCAGCAGCCACGCAGCCTACCCCAGGAGCGGCCGCCCAGCCCAGCCCGGCAGGCACCCAGCAGAGCCCGGTcgcccagccacccagccaccctccCCGCTCTACCTCCATGACGGCag GTCAGAGGTGAAAGCCAGGCAGGACGTGAAACCGGATATCCGCCAGCCTCCGTTCACCGACTACCGGCAGCACCCCGTCGACTACCGGCATCCTCCGGTGGCTGATTACCGGCAGCCGCCCACACTGGATTATCGtcaccctcctcccctcatcgactacagacaacactcaacAACACTCTCTGCACAGTTCCCTCTTGCACAGTTTCCACCTGACTTCAGACCACAG GACTTTGACTACTTCACGGTAGAGCTGGAGAAAAGTGTGAAGGGTTTTGGCTTCAGTATCCGTGGGGGACGGGAGTACAAGATGGATCTGTTTGTTTTGCGGCTTGCAGAGGATGGGCCAGCCATCCACAATGGCAGAATGAGG gtggggGATCAAATCATTGAGATAAATGGTGACAGTACCCGGGACATGACTCATGCCCGGGCCATTGAGTTGATCAAGGCGGGGTGCAGGCGGGTGAGACTGTTGCTAAAGAGAGGCACGGGACAAGTGCCTGAGTATGGTGGGTCTCCCCCCAAATAA